Proteins co-encoded in one Euleptes europaea isolate rEulEur1 chromosome 1, rEulEur1.hap1, whole genome shotgun sequence genomic window:
- the MRPL12 gene encoding 39S ribosomal protein L12, mitochondrial isoform X1 yields the protein MAMLPAGRMGAAIRLLLRQHQPRACAVRMLKATCSQQSEALASPPLDDAPKVYSPKIHQLVQDIASLTLLEISDLNELLKKTLKIQDMGLMPMAGMMPAAQPAASAAEEEDVPKKQEKVIFTVKLTEVKTAEKVKLIKEVKNCMQGLNLVQAKKLVESLPQEIKANISKDEAEKIKAALEAAGGTVVLE from the exons ATGGCCATGTTGCCTGCGGGGCGGATGGGGGCCGCCATCCGCCTTCTGTTGCG ACAGCATCAGCCACGAGCCTGTGCTGTAAGGATGCTGAAGGCTACATGCTCCCAGCAAAGTGAAGCCCTAGCAAGCCCTCCTCTGGATGATGCCCCCAAAGTGTACTCGCCCAAGATTCACCAGCTAGTTCAGGATATTGCTAGCCTGACTCTGCTGGAGATCTCTGACCTCAATGAGCTTTTAAAG AAAACCTTGAAGATCCAAGACATGGGACTCATGCCAATGGCAGGGATGATGCCAGCAGCACAACCAGCAGCCTCG GCAGCAGAGGAGGAAGATGTGCCCAAGAAACAGGAGAAGGTCATTTTCACTGTCAAGTTGACTGAGGTGAAGACTGCAGAGAAAGTGAAGCTCATCAAGGAAGTGAAGAACTGTATGCAAGGCCTGAACCTTGTCCAG GCAAAGAAGTTGGTAGAGTCTCTTCCTCAAGAGATCAAGGCAAACATCTCTAAGGATGAAGCGGAGAAGATCAAAGCTGCTCTAGAGGCAGCCGGAGGGACTGTGGTTCTGGAGTAA
- the MRPL12 gene encoding 39S ribosomal protein L12, mitochondrial isoform X2, which yields MLKATCSQQSEALASPPLDDAPKVYSPKIHQLVQDIASLTLLEISDLNELLKKTLKIQDMGLMPMAGMMPAAQPAASAAEEEDVPKKQEKVIFTVKLTEVKTAEKVKLIKEVKNCMQGLNLVQAKKLVESLPQEIKANISKDEAEKIKAALEAAGGTVVLE from the exons ATGCTGAAGGCTACATGCTCCCAGCAAAGTGAAGCCCTAGCAAGCCCTCCTCTGGATGATGCCCCCAAAGTGTACTCGCCCAAGATTCACCAGCTAGTTCAGGATATTGCTAGCCTGACTCTGCTGGAGATCTCTGACCTCAATGAGCTTTTAAAG AAAACCTTGAAGATCCAAGACATGGGACTCATGCCAATGGCAGGGATGATGCCAGCAGCACAACCAGCAGCCTCG GCAGCAGAGGAGGAAGATGTGCCCAAGAAACAGGAGAAGGTCATTTTCACTGTCAAGTTGACTGAGGTGAAGACTGCAGAGAAAGTGAAGCTCATCAAGGAAGTGAAGAACTGTATGCAAGGCCTGAACCTTGTCCAG GCAAAGAAGTTGGTAGAGTCTCTTCCTCAAGAGATCAAGGCAAACATCTCTAAGGATGAAGCGGAGAAGATCAAAGCTGCTCTAGAGGCAGCCGGAGGGACTGTGGTTCTGGAGTAA
- the LOC130493542 gene encoding methyltransferase-like 26 B yields MLVSPVAERNKKPILEVLADYVDETSSAFGLELGSGTGQHVVHFAKALPSVTWQPSEINPASQQSIRAYISATKVTNVREPLTIDVSQPWSQWAGLGQGCCDFIVIINLLHMTDQGLEAMFKGVGQLLKPGGICLAYGPFAVNGIILPECNVQLDKMLQARNPEWGLRDVEELRQLANTNALWLERMVRGRSQPRLSQGPMHYNCMPCPWRTL; encoded by the exons ATGTTGGTTTCTCCCGTGGCAGAGAGGAACAAAAAACCTATCCTGGAGGTTCTGGCTGATTACGTAGATGAAACAAGTTCAGCTTTCGGGCtggaactaggatctgggactggACAGCATGTAGTGCACTTTGCCAAGGCCCTGCCCAGCGTAACCTGGCAACCTTCCGAAATCAATCCAGCTTCTCAACAGAG CATCCGTGCTTACATCAGTGCCACCAAAGTGACCAATGTCCGAGAACCTCTGACCATAGATGTATCGCAGCCATGGAGCCAGTGGGCTGGCCTGGGGCAGGGCTGCTGTGACTTTATTGTCATCATCAACCTACTACACATGACTGACCAAGGCCTCGAG GCGATGTTTAAAGGTGTAGGACAACTGCTGAAACCAGGAGGCATTTGCCTGGCCTATGGG CCCTTTGCCGTGAATGGGATCATCCTACCAGAATGCAACGTGCAGCTAGACAAAATGCTTCAGGCCAG GAACCCTGAGTGGGGGCTGAGAGATGTGGAGGAGCTTCGTCAACTGGCCAACACCAATGCGTTATGGCTCGAACGGATGGTAAGAGGCAGAAGCCAGCCCAGACTGTCACAGGGCCCAATGCACTACAACTGCATGCCTTGTCCTTGGAGAACTCTGTGa